A genomic segment from Nocardiopsis sp. Huas11 encodes:
- the trpB gene encoding tryptophan synthase subunit beta, with translation MSNTQPVPDAHGHYGRFGGRFAPEALIAALDEVEAEWDKARQDPAYQAELDDLLRTYTGRPSALTDARNFSEHCGGARVLLKREDLNHTGSHKINNVLGQALLTKRMGKTRVIAETGAGQHGVATATACALMGLDCVIYMGEEDTRRQSLNVARMRMLGAEVVPVTIGSRTLKDAINEAFRDWVANVDHTHYLFGTVAGPHPFPKLVRDLHYVVGAEARDQVQALTGRLPDAVAACVGGGSNAIAIFAAFIPDESVALYGFEAGGEGPSRTAASITAGSPGVFHGARTYLLQDEYGQTLPSHSISAGLDYPAVGPEHAHLADTGRAHYEPITDAEAMEAFRLLCRTEGIIPAIESAHALAGARKLGERLGPDAVILVNLSGRGDKDVDTAATYFGLVDSDPEGQAR, from the coding sequence ATGAGCAACACCCAGCCGGTGCCGGACGCGCACGGGCACTACGGCCGCTTCGGGGGCCGGTTCGCCCCCGAGGCCCTCATCGCCGCCCTCGACGAGGTCGAGGCCGAGTGGGACAAGGCCCGCCAGGACCCCGCCTACCAGGCCGAACTCGACGACCTGCTGCGCACCTACACCGGGCGCCCCAGCGCTCTCACCGACGCCCGCAACTTCTCCGAGCACTGCGGAGGAGCGCGCGTCCTCCTCAAACGCGAGGACCTCAACCACACCGGCTCGCACAAGATCAACAACGTCCTCGGCCAGGCCCTGCTCACCAAGCGCATGGGCAAGACCCGCGTCATCGCCGAGACCGGGGCCGGACAGCACGGCGTGGCCACCGCCACCGCCTGCGCCCTCATGGGCCTGGACTGCGTGATCTACATGGGCGAGGAGGACACCCGCCGCCAGTCGCTCAACGTCGCCCGCATGCGCATGCTCGGCGCCGAGGTCGTCCCCGTCACCATCGGCAGCCGCACCCTCAAGGACGCCATCAACGAGGCGTTCCGCGACTGGGTCGCCAACGTCGACCACACGCACTACCTCTTCGGCACCGTCGCGGGCCCGCACCCCTTCCCCAAGCTGGTGCGCGACCTGCACTACGTGGTCGGGGCCGAGGCCCGCGACCAGGTCCAGGCCCTCACCGGCCGCCTGCCCGACGCCGTCGCCGCGTGCGTGGGCGGCGGCTCCAACGCCATCGCGATCTTCGCCGCCTTCATCCCCGACGAGAGCGTCGCCCTGTACGGCTTCGAGGCCGGGGGAGAGGGGCCCTCGCGCACCGCCGCCTCCATCACCGCGGGCAGCCCCGGTGTGTTCCACGGCGCCCGCACCTACCTGCTCCAGGACGAGTACGGGCAGACCCTGCCCAGCCACTCGATCTCCGCCGGACTCGACTACCCGGCGGTGGGTCCCGAGCACGCCCACCTCGCCGACACCGGCCGAGCCCACTACGAGCCCATCACCGACGCCGAGGCCATGGAGGCCTTCCGGCTGCTGTGCCGCACCGAGGGCATCATCCCGGCCATCGAGAGCGCCCACGCCCTGGCCGGAGCCCGCAAGCTCGGCGAGCGCCTGGGCCCCGACGCCGTCATCCTCGTGAACCTCTCCGGGCGCGGAGACAAGGACGTCGACACCGCGGCCACCTACTTCGGCCTCGTCGACTCGGACCCGGAAGGACAGGCGCGATGA
- the trpC gene encoding indole-3-glycerol phosphate synthase TrpC, with translation MSVLDEILDGVRTDLAEREAELPLERLKALAESVPTPKDAEAALRRPGVHVIAEVKRASPSKGPLASIGDPAALARDYEAGGATWISVLTEQRRFQGSLADLEAVHKAVDTPLLRKDFVVSSYQLWEARVFGASAILLIVAALPQEALVSLVERARSLGLTPLVEVHDEDEVDRALDAGATVVGVNARNLKTLEVDRETFARLAPRIPADCVKIAESGIRGPHDLLAYAGAGAGAVLVGESLVRGRNPREAVADLVTAGAHPALRDRN, from the coding sequence GTGAGCGTGCTCGACGAGATCCTCGACGGGGTACGCACCGACCTGGCGGAGCGGGAGGCCGAACTCCCGTTGGAGCGCCTCAAGGCCCTGGCCGAGTCGGTGCCCACCCCCAAGGACGCCGAAGCCGCGCTGCGCCGCCCCGGAGTCCACGTGATCGCCGAGGTCAAGCGCGCCAGCCCCTCCAAGGGGCCCCTGGCCTCGATCGGTGACCCGGCCGCGCTCGCCCGCGACTACGAGGCCGGCGGAGCGACCTGGATCAGCGTCCTGACCGAACAGCGGCGCTTCCAGGGCAGCCTCGCCGACCTCGAAGCGGTCCACAAGGCGGTCGACACGCCGCTGCTGCGCAAGGACTTCGTGGTCAGCTCCTACCAGCTGTGGGAGGCCCGCGTCTTCGGAGCCTCCGCGATCCTGCTCATCGTCGCGGCCCTGCCCCAGGAGGCGCTGGTCTCCCTCGTGGAGCGTGCCCGCTCCCTGGGCCTGACCCCGCTCGTGGAGGTCCACGACGAGGACGAGGTCGACCGCGCACTGGACGCCGGTGCCACCGTCGTGGGAGTCAACGCCCGCAACCTCAAGACCCTGGAAGTCGACCGGGAGACCTTCGCCCGGCTCGCCCCCCGCATCCCCGCCGACTGTGTCAAGATCGCAGAATCGGGGATTCGCGGGCCGCACGACCTGCTGGCCTACGCCGGAGCCGGAGCCGGCGCCGTCCTCGTCGGTGAGAGCCTGGTCCGCGGACGGAACCCGCGCGAGGCCGTGGCCGACCTGGTGACCGCGGGCGCCCACCCCGCGCTGCGCGACAGGAACTGA
- a CDS encoding CD225/dispanin family protein, translating into MSYGHQGPTGGYGTGGYGPPSGGYGQGPGYGQVPPAGGPPKNYMVHNILGILSCTVIGIIGLVFSLQVNSKWEMGDYVGAESAAKTAKILGIIGLVSFILMIVFVVFYVLVIFIGVGLAVSNGY; encoded by the coding sequence ATGAGCTACGGACACCAGGGCCCGACCGGTGGTTACGGCACCGGCGGCTACGGACCGCCCTCCGGCGGCTACGGCCAGGGCCCCGGCTACGGGCAGGTCCCGCCGGCCGGTGGGCCGCCGAAGAACTACATGGTGCACAACATCCTCGGCATCCTCAGCTGCACCGTCATCGGCATCATCGGCCTGGTCTTCTCCCTCCAGGTCAACTCCAAGTGGGAGATGGGCGACTACGTGGGCGCCGAGTCCGCGGCCAAGACCGCCAAGATCCTGGGGATCATCGGCCTGGTCAGCTTCATTCTGATGATCGTCTTCGTCGTGTTCTACGTCCTCGTGATCTTCATCGGTGTGGGCCTCGCGGTCAGCAACGGCTACTGA
- a CDS encoding DUF2752 domain-containing protein: MHPPHTHQSESQPPERPPAPSRTDRLRQRIAALPPVVWPAGLGALGLLGATLLHFVDPNEPGNYPTCPWLLFTGTYCPGCGTMRAIALTTHLDITGALSMNPLLFLLAPYILWAYVRWFSWTIRPPKVPPKLTPGWFLWGMTIVITAHWILRNLPWFSFLAPGVPLLPGW, translated from the coding sequence GTGCACCCACCCCACACCCACCAGAGCGAGTCGCAGCCCCCGGAGCGGCCCCCCGCCCCGTCGCGGACCGACCGGCTCCGGCAGCGGATCGCGGCACTGCCCCCCGTCGTGTGGCCCGCCGGACTCGGTGCGCTCGGACTCCTGGGCGCGACCCTCCTGCACTTCGTGGACCCCAACGAGCCCGGCAACTACCCCACGTGCCCCTGGCTGCTCTTCACCGGCACCTACTGCCCCGGGTGCGGCACCATGCGCGCCATCGCGCTCACCACGCACCTGGACATCACCGGCGCCCTCAGCATGAACCCTCTGCTGTTCCTGCTGGCGCCCTACATCCTGTGGGCCTACGTGCGCTGGTTCTCCTGGACGATCCGGCCCCCCAAGGTGCCGCCGAAGCTCACGCCCGGCTGGTTCCTGTGGGGGATGACGATCGTCATCACCGCGCACTGGATCCTGCGCAACCTGCCCTGGTTCTCGTTCCTGGCACCCGGCGTTCCGCTCCTGCCCGGGTGGTGA
- a CDS encoding CD225/dispanin family protein yields MGGGTPPDNGLTWAIVAIFCCWPFAIPAIINATKVNDLWNRGDQAGAHEAVAQAKKFTKLAFILGSIAYVLSIGFYVFIAIIAAASTPTYY; encoded by the coding sequence ATGGGCGGCGGAACCCCGCCCGACAATGGCCTGACCTGGGCCATCGTCGCCATCTTCTGCTGCTGGCCCTTCGCCATCCCGGCCATCATCAACGCCACCAAGGTGAACGACCTGTGGAACCGGGGCGACCAGGCCGGCGCGCACGAGGCCGTGGCGCAGGCGAAGAAGTTCACGAAGCTCGCCTTCATCCTGGGCAGCATCGCGTACGTGCTGAGCATCGGCTTCTACGTCTTCATCGCGATCATCGCCGCCGCCAGCACCCCGACGTACTACTAA
- a CDS encoding HGxxPAAW family protein: protein MADEHHEDHGNTPSAWFLTVSWLVVWTVGGVAIIMGGDFLLWTGITLGVSVVSAVIAGVMKKAGLGRKEPRPVPPTREEWEAGRESAVTAGQA from the coding sequence ATGGCCGACGAACACCACGAAGACCACGGCAACACCCCGTCCGCCTGGTTCCTCACCGTGTCCTGGCTGGTCGTGTGGACCGTTGGCGGCGTGGCCATCATCATGGGCGGCGACTTCCTGCTGTGGACCGGCATCACGCTCGGCGTGAGCGTGGTGTCCGCGGTGATCGCCGGAGTCATGAAGAAGGCCGGCCTGGGCCGCAAGGAGCCGCGTCCGGTGCCGCCCACGCGCGAGGAGTGGGAGGCGGGCCGCGAGTCCGCCGTCACCGCGGGCCAGGCCTGA
- a CDS encoding Trp biosynthesis-associated membrane protein, whose translation MAAGAALLLAAAGRLWVTGELDVPGPVAPSPIHLTGADLTGTPTGVGWAGLAAIAGLYAARGWVRRVIGLLTAAGGALVLTSVWSATRSGALADAVAAHAAAAGGTAQVATEPELGALGPAMAAAGAVALLLSGLLATVRSPAWPGMGTRYDRDAAPRQHQAETPSDLWRSLDAGDDPTLDAPGRTDGRAQGADGSAPEGGTATAPLARRPAEPKENS comes from the coding sequence ATGGCCGCCGGGGCCGCGCTCCTGCTGGCCGCCGCCGGGCGCCTCTGGGTCACCGGCGAACTGGACGTTCCCGGCCCCGTCGCGCCGTCGCCGATCCACCTCACCGGCGCGGACCTGACCGGAACGCCCACCGGCGTGGGCTGGGCCGGACTGGCCGCGATCGCCGGGCTGTACGCCGCCCGCGGCTGGGTCCGCCGTGTCATCGGCCTGCTCACCGCGGCGGGCGGCGCGCTCGTGCTGACCTCGGTGTGGTCGGCCACACGCTCAGGGGCGCTCGCCGACGCCGTCGCCGCGCACGCCGCCGCTGCCGGCGGCACCGCTCAGGTCGCCACGGAACCGGAACTGGGCGCGCTCGGGCCCGCCATGGCCGCGGCCGGCGCCGTGGCCCTGCTCCTGAGCGGGCTGCTGGCGACCGTGCGCTCCCCCGCCTGGCCGGGGATGGGCACCAGGTACGATCGGGACGCCGCACCGCGACAGCACCAGGCGGAGACACCCTCCGACCTGTGGAGATCACTGGACGCCGGTGACGATCCCACGCTCGACGCCCCCGGGCGCACCGACGGACGTGCCCAGGGCGCGGATGGATCCGCACCCGAGGGTGGCACCGCTACCGCTCCGCTGGCACGACGGCCAGCCGAACCGAAGGAGAACAGCTGA
- the hisI gene encoding phosphoribosyl-AMP cyclohydrolase, which yields MSLTSLDPDIAARLKRNPEGLVPAIVQQHDSGEVLMLAWMDDEALHRTLTTGAATYWSRSRGEYWVKGATSGNTQRVVSVALDCDGDTLLVRVDQHGAACHTGDHTCFDAGSLL from the coding sequence ATGAGCCTCACCAGCCTCGACCCGGACATCGCCGCACGGCTGAAGCGCAACCCCGAGGGACTCGTCCCCGCCATCGTGCAACAGCACGACAGCGGCGAGGTCCTGATGCTCGCGTGGATGGACGACGAGGCCCTGCATCGCACCCTGACCACCGGCGCGGCCACGTACTGGTCACGCAGCCGCGGCGAGTACTGGGTCAAGGGGGCCACCTCCGGGAACACCCAACGTGTGGTGTCGGTCGCACTCGACTGCGACGGCGACACCCTGCTGGTCCGCGTCGACCAGCACGGAGCCGCCTGCCACACCGGCGACCACACGTGCTTCGACGCGGGGTCGCTGCTGTGA
- a CDS encoding sugar isomerase has translation MTAESLSADLSGMPAALTALSRRFPRWDPFAALPALLDDEPASVRLLGLGPARQLCETAAARLRRAGVGAGADFSSSAEEPPAGPETLVVGVSLGGGQRELCTVLDRYVARSPVIVLTPDPDAVVARYADLLVPLHAGEEASGLGCRAYQHAMALLLLLGHRLGAPAAGSAQNLPGLLLRAANAAGSLLKSAPEWVPEAARVLDSPDGVHMVAPSERMASAWQGMQTVRRGPVRVAHVCETGEWSHTDRYLAAVTDYRALLFAGSDYDERFAEHLGQLRGSFVAVGPTPGHERVPGAELTVRYPGDGDEDVSLLVEPLVAELVAAHWWHASPR, from the coding sequence TTGACCGCCGAGTCCCTGTCCGCCGACCTCTCCGGCATGCCCGCGGCCCTGACCGCGCTGTCCAGGCGCTTCCCGCGCTGGGATCCCTTCGCGGCGCTGCCCGCCCTGCTGGACGACGAGCCGGCGTCCGTGCGCCTGCTGGGGCTGGGGCCGGCCCGCCAGCTGTGCGAGACGGCCGCCGCCCGGCTGCGCCGCGCGGGGGTGGGCGCCGGCGCCGACTTCTCCTCGTCCGCGGAGGAGCCCCCGGCCGGCCCGGAGACGCTGGTGGTGGGGGTGTCCCTGGGCGGTGGCCAGCGCGAACTGTGCACGGTGCTGGACCGGTACGTGGCCCGCTCCCCGGTGATCGTGCTGACGCCCGACCCGGACGCCGTGGTGGCCCGCTACGCGGACCTGCTGGTGCCGCTGCACGCCGGTGAGGAGGCCAGTGGGCTCGGCTGTCGCGCCTACCAGCACGCGATGGCCCTGTTGTTGCTGCTGGGGCACCGTTTGGGGGCGCCGGCGGCGGGGAGCGCGCAGAACCTGCCGGGGCTGCTGCTGCGCGCCGCCAACGCGGCGGGGTCGCTGCTCAAGAGCGCGCCCGAGTGGGTGCCCGAGGCGGCCAGGGTCCTGGACTCCCCGGACGGCGTGCACATGGTGGCGCCGTCCGAGCGGATGGCATCGGCCTGGCAGGGGATGCAGACCGTGCGGCGGGGGCCGGTGCGGGTGGCGCACGTGTGCGAGACCGGTGAGTGGTCGCACACCGACCGGTACCTGGCGGCCGTGACGGACTACCGCGCCCTGCTGTTCGCGGGGTCCGACTACGACGAGCGCTTCGCCGAGCACCTGGGGCAGCTGCGGGGGTCGTTCGTGGCGGTGGGCCCCACCCCCGGGCACGAGCGCGTGCCGGGGGCGGAGCTGACCGTGCGCTATCCGGGCGACGGCGACGAGGACGTGAGCCTGCTGGTCGAGCCGCTCGTGGCCGAGCTGGTGGCCGCCCACTGGTGGCACGCCTCGCCGCGCTGA
- a CDS encoding ABC transporter ATP-binding protein: MSAPARSDERTDTDTDAGRGDSVLSLHRSTDTATGTLRRGLQLSPEFAKGLWLTLALAVVATAGKIIVPVAVQQIIDNGLTGPDGPDLAFVTRMVATCAGLLVVTMACSYLMNLRLYRATESGLATLRRKAFRHVHDLSVLTQNSERKGALVSRVTSDVDQISTFMQWGGLLLIVSSGQLLVATILMAVYSWQLTIVVWVCFLPLLFGVRWLQKLLSKAYLKVRERTGDMLGAIGETVMGAAVIRAHGTEERTAARIDTSVLATRTAQVKAQRLSMAVSPFAEIVAAVGNVAVVLVGVWIGLDGGLTAGQLIAFLFLMTLFVQPMMMATEIFNEAQNAIAGWRRVLGVLDTVPDIADPGEAGHVLPRGPVEVRFDHVTYSYPEGPVVLDDVDVTITPGTRLAVVGETGSGKTTFVKLLTRLMDPAQGTVRLDGVDLREVAFTSLRGRVVMVPQEGFLFDSSLGDNIRFARPESTDAELEAAVTELGLADWLGSLAHGLNTPVGQRGESLSAGERQLVALVRAYVADPDLLVLDEATSAVDPHTEVRIQRALDRLTRGRTSVAIAHRLSTAEAADRVLVFDDGRIVQSGAHSELVDRPGVYADLYASWVRSSA, encoded by the coding sequence ATGAGCGCACCAGCCCGCTCCGACGAGCGCACCGACACCGACACCGACGCCGGCCGAGGCGACTCCGTCCTGTCCCTGCACCGCTCCACCGACACCGCCACGGGCACCCTGCGCCGCGGCCTGCAACTCTCACCGGAGTTCGCCAAGGGCCTGTGGCTGACCCTGGCCCTGGCCGTGGTCGCCACCGCGGGCAAGATCATCGTGCCCGTGGCCGTCCAACAGATCATCGACAACGGCCTGACCGGCCCCGACGGGCCCGACCTGGCCTTCGTCACCCGCATGGTCGCCACCTGCGCCGGGCTGCTCGTGGTCACCATGGCCTGCTCCTACCTGATGAACCTGCGCCTGTACCGGGCGACGGAGTCCGGACTGGCCACCCTGCGGCGCAAGGCCTTCCGGCACGTGCACGACCTGTCCGTCCTCACCCAGAACAGCGAGCGCAAGGGCGCCCTGGTCTCCCGCGTCACCAGCGACGTCGACCAGATCAGCACGTTCATGCAGTGGGGCGGCCTGCTCCTGATCGTCAGCTCGGGACAGCTGCTGGTGGCCACCATCCTCATGGCCGTCTACTCCTGGCAGCTGACCATCGTCGTCTGGGTCTGCTTCCTGCCGCTGCTCTTCGGCGTGCGCTGGCTGCAGAAGCTGCTCTCCAAGGCCTACCTCAAGGTCCGCGAGCGCACCGGCGACATGCTCGGCGCGATCGGCGAGACCGTCATGGGCGCCGCCGTCATCCGCGCGCACGGCACCGAGGAGCGCACCGCCGCACGCATCGACACCTCCGTGCTGGCCACCCGCACCGCCCAGGTCAAGGCCCAGCGCCTGTCCATGGCCGTCTCGCCCTTCGCCGAGATCGTGGCCGCCGTCGGCAACGTCGCCGTGGTCCTGGTGGGCGTGTGGATCGGCCTGGACGGCGGGCTCACCGCCGGCCAGCTCATCGCCTTCCTGTTCCTGATGACGCTGTTCGTCCAGCCGATGATGATGGCCACCGAGATCTTCAACGAGGCCCAGAACGCCATCGCCGGATGGCGTCGCGTCCTCGGCGTCCTGGACACGGTCCCCGACATCGCCGACCCGGGCGAGGCCGGCCACGTGCTCCCGCGCGGCCCCGTCGAGGTGCGCTTCGACCACGTGACCTACTCCTACCCGGAGGGCCCCGTCGTGCTGGACGACGTGGACGTCACCATCACTCCCGGCACCCGCCTCGCGGTCGTGGGGGAGACCGGCTCGGGCAAGACCACCTTCGTCAAGCTCCTGACCCGGCTCATGGACCCCGCCCAGGGCACCGTCCGCCTCGACGGCGTCGACCTGCGGGAGGTCGCCTTCACCTCACTGCGCGGCCGCGTGGTCATGGTGCCGCAGGAGGGCTTCCTCTTCGACAGCTCGCTGGGCGACAACATCCGCTTCGCCCGACCCGAGAGCACCGACGCCGAACTGGAGGCCGCCGTCACCGAACTCGGCCTGGCCGACTGGCTCGGCAGCCTCGCCCACGGACTGAACACACCCGTGGGCCAGCGCGGGGAGTCGCTCTCGGCCGGTGAACGCCAGCTCGTCGCCCTGGTGCGCGCCTACGTCGCCGACCCCGACCTGCTGGTCCTGGACGAGGCCACCTCCGCGGTCGACCCGCACACCGAGGTGCGCATCCAGCGCGCCCTGGACCGGCTCACCCGGGGCCGCACGTCCGTGGCCATCGCCCACCGGCTCTCCACGGCCGAGGCGGCCGACCGGGTGCTCGTCTTCGACGACGGGCGCATCGTGCAGAGCGGCGCGCACAGCGAACTCGTGGACCGGCCGGGGGTCTACGCCGACCTGTACGCCTCCTGGGTGCGCTCCTCCGCCTGA
- a CDS encoding ABC transporter ATP-binding protein: protein MAQGTTTRGRSEGEDGAPPDKGTDDTSPDQAPAPGPERHTRVFTRGLRVLWVAARTEPLVFLTAVAGAMLHAFVTVGSASVMGHLTDATILPAFEDGRTTAAAMLAAAALLMGVGLGKAVGLALRRLFAGLHQFRMQARYRRAVARKYLELPLSWHHRHPTGQLLSNANADVEASWSPLAPLPMAVGSVFMLLTAGIAMIVTDPVLASVGFVVFPVLAVANVVYQRRVSPMASRAQALRAEVSGVAHESFDGALVVKSLGREDTETERFTHAAHRLRDALIQVGRMRSLFDPFMEALPNFGVLAVLLLGMWRLSTGAIDPGDLVQIAYLFTLMALFIRAFGWILGELPRSVVGWDRVQSVLRAEGTMEHGDRTLDDTTAGIALSARDVTFSYADAYTEDGAARDLMDDSVTGVRTTVLNGVDLDIAPGRTVALVGPTGSGKSTLTTVLMRLVDPDGGSVALDGVDVRDLARDQIPTHAALVPQGTFVFEDSVRDNITLGRPVDDEQVWAALRLARADGFVRELDGGLDARLGEKGTTLSGGQRQRLALARAIVRRPRLLIMDDATSAVDPQIEAQILAGLRERDDSATVVVVAYRRATIELADEVVYLEGGRVLARGTHDELLHTSPGYTKLVTAYERASAEAAQDPVPEEPGPLDPRPVDTSLTDPTARAGANGSATTEETRR from the coding sequence ATGGCGCAGGGGACGACGACGCGGGGCCGAAGCGAGGGAGAGGACGGCGCGCCACCCGACAAGGGCACCGACGACACCTCCCCGGACCAGGCACCCGCACCCGGACCGGAGCGCCACACCCGGGTCTTCACCCGCGGCCTGAGAGTCCTGTGGGTCGCCGCCCGGACCGAGCCGCTGGTCTTCCTCACCGCCGTGGCCGGCGCCATGCTGCACGCCTTCGTCACGGTCGGGTCCGCCTCCGTCATGGGCCACCTCACCGACGCCACCATCCTGCCCGCCTTCGAGGACGGGCGGACCACCGCCGCCGCGATGCTCGCCGCGGCGGCACTGCTCATGGGGGTGGGCCTGGGCAAGGCCGTCGGACTCGCCCTGCGCCGCCTCTTCGCCGGACTCCACCAGTTCCGCATGCAGGCCCGCTACCGCCGCGCCGTCGCCCGCAAGTACCTCGAACTCCCGCTGTCCTGGCACCACCGCCACCCCACCGGACAGCTGCTGTCCAACGCCAACGCCGACGTCGAGGCCTCCTGGTCGCCCCTGGCGCCCCTGCCCATGGCGGTCGGCAGCGTCTTCATGCTCCTCACCGCGGGCATCGCCATGATCGTCACCGATCCCGTCCTGGCCAGCGTCGGCTTCGTCGTCTTCCCCGTCCTGGCCGTCGCCAACGTCGTCTACCAGCGCCGCGTCTCGCCCATGGCCTCCCGCGCCCAGGCCCTGCGCGCCGAGGTCAGCGGCGTGGCCCACGAGTCCTTCGACGGCGCCCTCGTCGTCAAGAGCCTGGGCCGCGAGGACACCGAGACCGAACGCTTCACCCACGCCGCCCACCGCCTGCGCGACGCCCTCATCCAGGTCGGGCGGATGCGCTCACTGTTCGACCCCTTCATGGAGGCCCTGCCCAACTTCGGCGTCCTGGCCGTCCTGCTCCTGGGCATGTGGCGGCTGTCCACCGGCGCCATCGACCCCGGCGACCTCGTCCAGATCGCCTACCTCTTCACCCTCATGGCGCTGTTCATCCGCGCCTTCGGCTGGATCCTGGGCGAACTGCCCCGCAGCGTCGTCGGCTGGGACCGCGTCCAGTCCGTCCTGCGCGCCGAGGGCACCATGGAGCACGGCGACCGCACCCTGGACGACACCACCGCCGGCATCGCCCTGAGCGCCCGCGACGTCACCTTCTCCTACGCCGACGCCTACACCGAGGACGGCGCCGCCCGCGACCTCATGGACGACTCCGTCACCGGCGTGCGCACCACCGTCCTCAACGGCGTCGACCTCGACATCGCCCCCGGACGCACCGTCGCCCTGGTCGGACCCACCGGATCGGGCAAGTCGACCCTGACCACCGTCCTGATGCGCCTGGTCGACCCCGACGGCGGCTCCGTCGCCCTCGACGGCGTCGACGTACGCGACCTGGCCCGCGACCAGATCCCCACGCACGCCGCGCTCGTGCCCCAGGGGACCTTCGTCTTCGAGGACTCGGTCCGCGACAACATCACCCTGGGCCGGCCCGTCGACGACGAACAGGTGTGGGCGGCCCTGCGCCTGGCCCGCGCCGACGGCTTCGTCCGCGAACTCGACGGCGGCCTCGACGCCCGCCTGGGGGAGAAGGGCACCACCCTCTCCGGCGGCCAGCGCCAGCGCCTGGCCCTGGCCCGCGCCATCGTGCGCCGCCCGCGCCTGCTCATCATGGACGACGCCACCTCCGCCGTGGACCCGCAGATCGAGGCCCAGATCCTGGCCGGACTGCGCGAACGCGACGACTCCGCCACCGTGGTCGTGGTCGCCTACCGCCGCGCCACCATCGAGCTCGCCGACGAGGTCGTCTACCTGGAGGGCGGCCGCGTCCTGGCACGAGGCACCCACGACGAACTCCTGCACACCTCGCCCGGCTACACCAAGCTCGTCACCGCCTACGAGCGCGCCTCCGCCGAAGCCGCGCAGGACCCCGTCCCCGAGGAGCCGGGCCCCCTGGACCCCCGGCCCGTCGACACCTCCCTCACCGACCCGACCGCACGCGCCGGAGCGAACGGCAGCGCGACCACGGAGGAGACCCGCCGATGA